A region of bacterium DNA encodes the following proteins:
- a CDS encoding FAD-dependent oxidoreductase codes for MSEVARDCVIIGGGVSGCTAAIYAKRYSLDVLVLDTLGGGGGATAMASLVENYPGFPGGITGVELAERVHQQATDVGAEFRVATAEHIEPAADGLWRVSAGDESVLARTVILTMGAFPRSLRVPGEVELRGKGVSYCATCDGFFYRGKTVAVVGGGNAAVDEALYLAGLAGQVHLIHRRDQLRAESYMQDKILGHEKVQIVWDTVVKRVLGEAGVEGLELQNVKTGALSQLPVDGVFIAIGHIAKTEWLAGLLQMEDGFIRTDELMRTNQPGIFAAGDIRVTPLRQISTAVGDATMAAYSAYQYVVHEGH; via the coding sequence ATGAGCGAAGTAGCGCGCGACTGCGTCATCATCGGTGGCGGCGTATCCGGCTGCACGGCTGCCATCTACGCCAAACGATACAGTCTCGATGTACTCGTCCTCGATACCCTCGGCGGGGGTGGGGGGGCCACGGCCATGGCGTCGCTCGTGGAGAACTACCCGGGCTTTCCGGGTGGCATCACCGGCGTCGAGCTGGCCGAGCGCGTCCACCAGCAGGCCACCGACGTCGGCGCCGAGTTCCGCGTCGCGACCGCCGAGCACATCGAGCCCGCTGCCGATGGCCTCTGGCGGGTCTCCGCCGGCGACGAGAGTGTCCTCGCCCGCACCGTCATCCTGACCATGGGTGCCTTCCCGCGCAGTCTGCGCGTCCCCGGCGAAGTCGAGCTGCGCGGCAAGGGCGTCTCCTACTGCGCCACCTGCGACGGGTTCTTCTACCGGGGCAAGACCGTGGCGGTGGTGGGCGGCGGCAATGCGGCCGTGGACGAAGCGCTCTACCTGGCCGGTCTGGCCGGGCAGGTCCACCTCATCCACCGCCGGGACCAGTTGCGGGCCGAGAGCTACATGCAGGACAAGATACTCGGCCATGAGAAGGTCCAGATCGTCTGGGACACCGTCGTCAAGCGGGTCCTGGGCGAGGCGGGCGTGGAGGGGCTGGAACTCCAGAACGTGAAGACCGGCGCCCTCTCGCAGTTGCCCGTGGACGGCGTGTTCATCGCCATCGGCCACATCGCCAAGACCGAGTGGCTCGCGGGCCTGCTGCAGATGGAGGACGGCTTCATCCGCACGGATGAGCTGATGCGCACCAACCAGCCGGGCATCTTCGCCGCCGGCGACATCCGCGTCACCCCGCTCCGACAGATCAGCACCGCCGTGGGCGATGCCACCATGGCCGCCTATTCGGCGTATCAGTACGTCGTCCACGAGGGGCACTGA